The following coding sequences lie in one Burkholderia cepacia genomic window:
- a CDS encoding HoxN/HupN/NixA family nickel/cobalt transporter has protein sequence MPPTPALRRLLMLYAGLIAANVAVWLWALVVLRDHPLLLGTAAIAYGLGLRHAVDADHIAAIDVATRKLMQDGQRPVSVGLFFSLGHSTIVIAATLGIALTAFALRDRFDAFREIGGTIGTAVSATFLLVLACVNLMILRDVWRRYRRVPEHAHAHDDAHVHRPAGLVSRLLRPLFRFVSKSWHMYPVGVLFGLGFDTATEIGLLAIAAAQASQGLPVYTVMLFPALFTAGMTLIDSTDNVLMIHAYGWAMDDPQRKLLYNASITFVSAAVALAIGGIEAAGLLADKLSLTGPVRDALDALGDRFGSIGYGIVALFLVCWIASILFHRWQRAADAPAR, from the coding sequence ATGCCGCCCACCCCTGCCCTGCGCCGCCTGCTGATGCTCTACGCCGGCCTGATCGCCGCGAACGTCGCCGTGTGGCTGTGGGCGCTCGTGGTGCTGCGCGACCATCCGCTGCTGCTCGGCACCGCGGCGATCGCGTACGGGCTCGGGCTGCGTCACGCGGTCGACGCCGATCACATCGCCGCGATCGACGTCGCGACGCGCAAGCTGATGCAGGACGGCCAGCGTCCGGTGAGCGTCGGCCTGTTCTTCTCGCTCGGCCATTCGACGATCGTGATCGCGGCGACGCTCGGCATCGCGCTGACGGCGTTCGCACTGCGCGACCGGTTCGATGCGTTCCGCGAGATCGGCGGCACGATCGGCACGGCGGTATCGGCCACTTTCCTGCTCGTGCTCGCGTGCGTGAACCTGATGATCCTGCGCGACGTATGGCGGCGTTATCGCCGCGTCCCCGAGCACGCACACGCGCATGACGACGCGCACGTGCATCGCCCTGCCGGGCTCGTTTCACGACTGCTGCGCCCGCTGTTCCGGTTCGTATCGAAGAGCTGGCACATGTATCCGGTCGGCGTGCTGTTCGGGCTAGGTTTCGATACTGCAACCGAAATCGGCCTGCTCGCGATCGCCGCCGCGCAAGCGAGCCAGGGATTGCCGGTCTACACGGTCATGCTGTTTCCCGCGCTGTTCACCGCCGGCATGACGCTGATCGACTCGACCGACAATGTGCTGATGATTCATGCATACGGCTGGGCGATGGACGACCCGCAGCGCAAGCTGCTCTACAACGCGAGCATCACGTTCGTGTCGGCGGCCGTTGCACTGGCGATCGGCGGAATCGAGGCGGCCGGCCTGCTGGCCGACAAGCTGTCGCTGACAGGCCCCGTGCGCGACGCGCTCGATGCGCTCGGCGATCGCTTCGGCTCGATCGGCTACGGCATCGTCGCGCTGTTCCTCGTCTGCTGGATCGCGTCGATCCTGTTCCACCGCTGGCAGCGCGCCGCCGACGCGCCGGCGCGCTGA
- a CDS encoding aldo/keto reductase, whose product MTDTIATVVLPDGETIPKLGQGTWEMGERPARRADEIAALREGIELGMTLVDTAEMYGDGATEELVGEALAGLRDDVFLVSKVYPHHASRRGVVAACDASLKRLRTDRLDLYLLHWRGSVPLEETVEGFEALQRAGKIRRWGVSNFDTADMEELVDEAGGGACATNQILYNIARRGPEFDLLPWLADHRMPAMAYSPVDHGRLPKRSPLDEIARLRGVSVMRVALAWVLAQPGVFAIPKASRIEHVRDNRAALDFELSDDERAQLDAYFRPPRSKRALEML is encoded by the coding sequence ATGACAGACACGATCGCCACGGTCGTCCTGCCGGACGGCGAGACGATTCCGAAGCTCGGACAGGGCACCTGGGAAATGGGCGAGCGGCCGGCCCGCCGGGCGGACGAGATCGCCGCGCTGCGCGAAGGCATCGAACTCGGGATGACGCTGGTCGATACGGCCGAGATGTACGGCGACGGCGCGACCGAGGAACTGGTCGGCGAAGCACTCGCGGGCCTGCGCGATGACGTGTTCCTCGTCAGCAAGGTCTATCCGCACCATGCGAGCCGGCGCGGCGTCGTCGCCGCGTGCGACGCGAGCCTCAAGCGCTTGCGCACCGATCGCCTCGACCTGTACCTGCTGCACTGGCGCGGCTCGGTGCCGCTCGAGGAGACGGTCGAAGGTTTCGAGGCGCTGCAGCGCGCGGGCAAGATCCGTCGCTGGGGTGTGAGCAACTTCGATACGGCCGATATGGAAGAGCTCGTCGACGAGGCGGGCGGCGGTGCCTGCGCGACCAACCAAATCCTCTACAACATCGCGAGGCGCGGACCGGAATTCGACCTGCTGCCATGGCTCGCCGATCACCGGATGCCGGCAATGGCGTACAGCCCGGTCGACCACGGGCGGTTGCCGAAGCGCTCGCCGCTCGACGAGATCGCACGGCTGCGCGGCGTGTCGGTGATGCGCGTCGCACTGGCATGGGTGCTGGCGCAGCCAGGTGTATTCGCGATCCCGAAGGCATCGAGGATCGAGCACGTGCGCGACAATCGCGCCGCGCTCGATTTCGAATTGAGCGATGACGAGCGCGCGCAGCTTGACGCGTATTTCCGTCCGCCACGCAGCAAGCGCGCGCTCGAGATGCTCTGA
- a CDS encoding GntR family transcriptional regulator, translating into MKSPTDDRWQDLRPDPDNDTPLYLQLTRKLGDAIHDNRWTAGEALPSERVLSEALGVSRITARKAIALLVEQGLIRRTQGAGNFIQPRYEDPLSRLSSFSEMLERRGFKPSSQWLAREIQPANRDEVIQLGLSPAASVTRLKRLRLADGIVMAVENSTFPATLIPDPQAIGGSLYSYLEARGTPIVRALQHFRAVNATDEIAEQMGIAPHDALLLITRIGYTSDQRAIELTDTYCRNDYYDFVVELRK; encoded by the coding sequence ATGAAGTCACCCACGGACGACCGGTGGCAGGACCTGCGCCCCGACCCCGACAACGACACGCCGTTGTACCTGCAGCTCACCCGCAAGCTCGGCGACGCGATCCACGACAACCGCTGGACGGCCGGCGAGGCGCTGCCTTCGGAGCGCGTGCTGTCCGAAGCGCTCGGCGTATCGCGCATCACCGCGCGCAAGGCGATCGCGCTGCTCGTCGAGCAGGGCTTGATCCGCCGCACGCAGGGCGCGGGCAATTTCATCCAGCCGCGCTACGAGGATCCGCTGTCGCGCCTGTCGAGCTTCAGCGAAATGCTCGAGCGCCGCGGCTTCAAGCCGAGTTCGCAATGGCTCGCGCGCGAAATTCAGCCGGCGAACCGGGACGAAGTGATCCAGCTCGGGCTATCTCCGGCCGCATCCGTTACACGCCTGAAACGCCTGCGTCTCGCCGACGGCATCGTGATGGCCGTCGAGAATTCGACGTTCCCCGCGACGCTGATTCCCGATCCGCAGGCAATCGGCGGGTCGCTGTACAGCTATCTCGAAGCGCGCGGCACGCCGATCGTGCGCGCGCTGCAGCATTTCCGCGCGGTCAACGCGACCGACGAGATCGCCGAGCAGATGGGCATCGCGCCGCACGATGCGCTGCTGCTGATCACGCGGATCGGCTATACGTCGGACCAGCGCGCGATCGAACTGACCGACACCTACTGCCGCAACGACTACTACGACTTCGTCGTCGAGCTGCGCAAGTAA